A region from the Pseudomonas sp. Teo4 genome encodes:
- a CDS encoding DUF3015 domain-containing protein, producing MKRILLGTLFTVVSLNALAEAPGGPNCGWGNMLFEGQRGTPAHFLASTTNGTSGNATFGMTSGTNGCSTKASLTYGGKSWFAMNGMMNELSEDMAMGKGEALTTYAVVLGVAPEDRDYFASVTHQHFNQIFSSADVTAETVHSNTLAVLKGDPRLAKYATEA from the coding sequence ATGAAACGGATTCTTCTGGGTACTCTGTTCACCGTGGTCTCTCTCAACGCCCTGGCCGAAGCGCCAGGTGGCCCGAACTGCGGCTGGGGCAACATGCTGTTCGAAGGCCAACGCGGCACCCCGGCCCACTTCCTGGCCTCCACCACCAACGGCACCTCCGGTAACGCCACCTTCGGCATGACCTCCGGCACCAACGGCTGCTCGACCAAGGCATCGCTGACCTATGGCGGCAAGTCGTGGTTCGCCATGAATGGCATGATGAACGAGCTGTCCGAAGACATGGCCATGGGCAAGGGCGAAGCGCTGACCACCTATGCCGTGGTCCTCGGCGTGGCACCTGAAGACCGCGACTACTTCGCATCGGTCACCCACCAGCACTTCAACCAGATCTTCAGCAGCGCTGACGTCACTGCCGAGACTGTCCACAGCAATACCCTGGCCGTTCTGAAAGGCGACCCACGCCTGGCCAAATACGCTACCGAGGCTTGA
- a CDS encoding DUF4105 domain-containing protein has translation MLKRLAYLALIACAPVHAAPVLDDARVQQLANTPYWIALGHYETAKLGGWRSYVDDDAFFLADDGAHHPERELRATVQALYAPASLGDKHAQCVFPARTRWLREQLGLTDLPQPDCQEFKTWYQSIDPHSAALIFPAAYLNSPSSMFGHTLLRIDQSNTRSDDTTLLSYAINFGAYIEGSDNSILYAWKGLMGGYPGLFALMPYQEKLSEYRSLENRDLWEYQLDLTPEETGRMVEHVWELKQIQFDYFFFDENCSYRLLELLQVARPSLDLTSQFPLTAIPTDTVKAVKQSGLVSSINYRPSRERELLARAEPLDHQEKRQVLAVSADTAQLQSPEFTALPRERQALVQDAAYRLERYRANGQQRDPEQAKRSFELLRAINRNPPPALEIERPGLPEDGHDSRTWQLGVGTREDRAYAEYGLRMAYHDLNDNAYGFPLGAQIEILQLKLRQYEGNDWQVQRLDLATIRSLTPRNELLKPWSWQVTGGLERVPGKHDDEVLVSHVNGGAGGTWQLADGLLGFALGTVRVEHHNDFAQFIAPAAGFNGGLLWRNGLGNMTLEAKGDYFTNGEVRRSVSLNQQWEISQNLGLRLSASREFSHLATAQNEVMLELKWYHY, from the coding sequence ATGCTCAAACGCCTCGCTTACCTGGCGCTGATTGCCTGCGCCCCCGTTCATGCCGCGCCGGTGCTGGATGACGCCCGCGTGCAGCAACTGGCCAACACCCCTTACTGGATTGCCCTGGGCCATTACGAAACCGCCAAGCTCGGCGGCTGGCGCAGCTATGTGGACGATGATGCGTTCTTTCTCGCCGACGATGGCGCCCACCACCCCGAGCGCGAACTGCGGGCTACCGTACAGGCGCTCTACGCCCCGGCGAGCCTGGGTGACAAACACGCCCAATGCGTGTTTCCCGCCCGCACCCGCTGGCTGCGCGAGCAGCTTGGGCTGACTGACCTGCCGCAGCCGGACTGCCAGGAGTTCAAGACCTGGTACCAGTCGATCGACCCGCACAGCGCCGCGTTGATATTCCCGGCGGCCTACCTGAACAGCCCGTCGTCGATGTTCGGCCATACCCTGCTGCGCATCGACCAGTCCAACACCCGCAGCGACGACACCACGCTGCTGAGCTACGCGATCAACTTCGGCGCGTACATCGAAGGCAGCGACAACAGCATCCTGTATGCCTGGAAAGGCCTGATGGGCGGCTACCCCGGTCTGTTCGCGCTGATGCCCTACCAGGAGAAGCTGTCCGAGTACCGCAGCCTGGAAAACCGCGACCTGTGGGAGTACCAGCTGGACCTGACGCCCGAAGAGACCGGGCGCATGGTCGAGCACGTGTGGGAACTCAAGCAGATCCAGTTCGATTACTTCTTCTTCGACGAGAACTGCTCGTACCGTCTGCTGGAGCTGCTGCAGGTGGCCCGCCCGAGCCTGGACCTGACCTCGCAGTTCCCGTTGACCGCCATCCCCACCGACACGGTCAAGGCGGTGAAGCAGTCCGGCCTGGTCAGCAGTATCAACTACCGCCCCTCACGCGAGCGCGAACTGCTGGCCCGCGCCGAGCCGCTCGATCACCAAGAAAAGCGCCAGGTATTGGCCGTCAGCGCCGACACCGCGCAATTGCAAAGCCCTGAATTCACCGCCCTGCCCCGTGAGCGCCAAGCCCTGGTGCAGGACGCCGCGTACCGCCTGGAGCGCTATCGCGCCAACGGCCAGCAGCGCGACCCCGAGCAGGCCAAACGCAGCTTCGAGCTGCTGCGGGCGATCAACCGCAACCCGCCGCCGGCGCTTGAAATAGAGCGCCCAGGCCTGCCCGAGGACGGCCATGACTCGCGCACCTGGCAACTGGGCGTCGGCACCCGCGAAGACCGCGCCTATGCCGAGTACGGCCTGCGCATGGCCTATCACGACCTCAACGACAACGCCTATGGCTTCCCCTTGGGCGCGCAGATTGAAATCCTCCAGCTCAAGCTGCGCCAGTACGAAGGCAACGACTGGCAGGTGCAGCGCCTGGACCTGGCCACCATCCGCTCCCTGACGCCTCGCAACGAGCTGCTCAAGCCGTGGTCATGGCAGGTTACCGGGGGCCTTGAGCGGGTACCGGGCAAGCATGATGACGAGGTACTGGTCAGCCATGTGAACGGCGGCGCTGGTGGCACCTGGCAACTGGCCGACGGGCTGCTGGGCTTTGCCCTGGGCACGGTACGGGTCGAGCATCACAACGACTTCGCCCAGTTCATCGCCCCTGCGGCGGGTTTCAACGGCGGGCTGTTGTGGCGCAACGGGTTGGGCAACATGACGCTGGAGGCGAAGGGTGATTACTTCACCAATGGCGAAGTGCGGCGCAGCGTGAGCCTGAACCAGCAGTGGGAGATCAGCCAGAACCTGGGGTTGCGGTTGAGTGCTTCGCGGGAATTCAGCCACCTGGCGACGGCGCAGAATGAGGTGATGCTGGAGTTGAAGTGGTATCACTATTGA
- a CDS encoding GreA/GreB family elongation factor, protein MSRAFVNEDQAAAQADQPVERRVSEQPNYVTASGLRQLQERVAELNALRSELQAQGEHADKQRLADAERDLRYYSARVQSAQVVPAATSRDKVQIGSQVKFVDEQGQEHAVQLVGEDEADASRGLINWGSPLGRALLGAGPGDEVMWRRPAGDQLIEVVDIEGER, encoded by the coding sequence ATGAGCCGAGCATTCGTCAACGAAGACCAAGCCGCCGCCCAGGCCGACCAGCCGGTGGAGCGGCGGGTCAGCGAGCAGCCCAATTACGTCACCGCCAGCGGTCTGCGCCAGTTGCAGGAGCGCGTGGCCGAACTCAATGCCTTGCGCAGCGAATTGCAGGCCCAGGGGGAGCACGCCGACAAGCAACGCCTGGCCGATGCCGAGCGTGATCTGCGCTACTACAGCGCGCGGGTGCAGAGCGCGCAGGTGGTGCCTGCCGCAACCTCGCGGGACAAGGTGCAGATCGGCAGCCAGGTGAAATTCGTCGATGAGCAGGGCCAGGAGCATGCGGTGCAGCTGGTTGGCGAGGATGAGGCCGATGCCAGCCGTGGGTTGATCAACTGGGGGTCGCCGCTGGGGCGGGCCTTGCTGGGCGCGGGGCCTGGGGATGAAGTGATGTGGCGGCGGCCGGCGGGGGATCAGTTGATCGAGGTGGTCGACATCGAAGGGGAGCGGTAA
- the gdhA gene encoding NADP-specific glutamate dehydrogenase: MIESVDNFLARLKQRDPAQPEFHQAVEEVLRSLWPFLEANPHYLKAGILERMVEPERAVLFRVSWVDDQGKVQVNRGYRIQMSSAIGPYKGGLRFHPSVNLGVLKFLAFEQVFKNSLTSLPMGGGKGGSDFDPKGKSDAEVMRFCQAFMSELYRHIGADLDVPAGDIGVGAREIGFMFGQYKRLANQFTSVLTGKGMTYGGSLIRPEATGYGCVYFAEEMLKRQNLRIDGRRVAISGSGNVAQYAARKVMDLGGKVISLSDSEGTLYAEAGLTDAQWDALMELKNVKRGRISELASQYGLEFRKGQTPWGLPCDIALPCATQNELDTEDARTLLRNGCICVAEGANMPTTLEAVDIFLEAGILYAPGKASNAGGVAVSGLEMSQNAMRLLWTAGEVDSKLHNIMQSIHHACVHYGEEADGKINYVKGANIAGFVKVADAMLAQGVV, translated from the coding sequence ATGATCGAATCTGTCGATAATTTCCTTGCGCGCCTGAAGCAGCGCGACCCTGCCCAGCCTGAATTCCACCAGGCGGTGGAAGAAGTGCTGCGCAGCCTGTGGCCCTTCCTGGAAGCCAACCCTCACTACCTCAAAGCCGGTATTCTCGAGCGCATGGTCGAGCCGGAGCGCGCTGTGCTGTTCCGTGTGTCGTGGGTCGATGACCAGGGCAAGGTTCAGGTCAACCGCGGCTACCGCATCCAGATGAGCAGCGCCATCGGCCCGTACAAAGGCGGCCTGCGCTTCCACCCGTCGGTGAACCTGGGCGTGCTCAAGTTCCTGGCCTTCGAACAGGTGTTCAAGAACTCCCTCACCTCGCTGCCCATGGGTGGCGGCAAAGGCGGCTCGGACTTCGACCCCAAGGGCAAGAGCGATGCCGAAGTCATGCGCTTCTGCCAGGCCTTCATGAGCGAGCTGTACCGCCACATCGGTGCGGACCTGGACGTGCCGGCCGGTGACATCGGCGTCGGCGCCCGCGAAATCGGCTTCATGTTCGGCCAGTACAAGCGTCTGGCCAACCAGTTCACCTCGGTGCTGACCGGCAAGGGCATGACCTACGGCGGCAGCCTGATTCGCCCGGAAGCCACCGGCTATGGCTGCGTGTACTTCGCCGAAGAAATGCTCAAGCGCCAGAACCTGCGTATCGATGGCCGTCGTGTGGCGATCTCGGGCTCCGGCAACGTGGCCCAGTACGCCGCACGCAAGGTGATGGACCTGGGCGGCAAGGTCATCTCGCTGTCGGACTCCGAAGGCACCCTGTACGCCGAAGCGGGCCTAACCGATGCCCAGTGGGACGCGCTGATGGAGCTGAAAAACGTCAAGCGTGGCCGCATCAGCGAGCTGGCCAGCCAGTACGGCCTGGAGTTCCGCAAGGGCCAGACCCCATGGGGCCTGCCGTGCGACATCGCCCTGCCATGCGCCACGCAGAACGAGCTGGACACCGAAGACGCCCGCACCTTGCTGCGTAATGGCTGCATCTGCGTGGCAGAAGGCGCCAACATGCCGACCACCCTGGAGGCTGTGGATATCTTCCTGGAAGCCGGCATCCTGTATGCCCCGGGCAAGGCCTCCAATGCCGGCGGCGTGGCCGTGTCGGGCCTGGAAATGTCGCAGAACGCCATGCGCCTGCTGTGGACCGCTGGTGAAGTGGACAGCAAGCTGCACAACATCATGCAGTCGATTCACCATGCGTGCGTGCACTACGGTGAAGAGGCGGACGGCAAGATCAACTATGTCAAAGGCGCGAACATCGCAGGCTTCGTGAAAGTGGCCGACGCGATGCTGGCTCAGGGCGTAGTTTGA
- the ettA gene encoding energy-dependent translational throttle protein EttA, which translates to MAQYVYTMHRLSKVVPPKREILKNISLSFFPGAKIGVLGLNGAGKSTLLRIMAGVDKEFDGEARPMPDINVGYLPQEPQLDPNKSVREVVEEAVSVIKDAQARLDEVYAAYAEPDADFDKLAAEQAKLEAILQAADGHNLERQLDVAADALRLPAWDARIEHLSGGEKRRVALCRLLLSAPDMLLLDEPTNHLDADSVAWLERFLHDFPGTVVAITHDRYFLDNVAGWILELDRGAGIPYEGNYSGWLEAKSDRLAQESKQQSAHEKAMKEELEWVRKGAKARQSKSKARLQRFEEMQSQEFQKRSETNEIYIPAGPRLGDKVIEFKNVTKGYGDRVLIDNLSFAMPKGAIVGVIGGNGAGKSTLFRMLMGKEQPDSGSIEIGETVQLACVDQSREDLDGGKTVFQQVSDGSDMIRIGNYEIPSRTYVGRFNFKGGDQQKFVKDLSGGERGRLHLALTLKEGGNVLLLDEPSNDLDVETLRSLEEALLDFPGAAIVISHDRWFLDRVATHILAYEDDSNVVFFEGNYTEYEADRKKRLGDAAAQPHRVRHKKLAQ; encoded by the coding sequence TTGGCTCAATACGTCTACACCATGCATCGGCTGAGCAAGGTCGTGCCGCCGAAGCGGGAAATTCTCAAGAACATTTCCCTGTCGTTCTTCCCTGGCGCCAAGATTGGCGTTCTCGGCCTGAACGGCGCGGGTAAATCGACCCTGCTGCGGATCATGGCGGGCGTCGACAAGGAATTCGACGGCGAAGCCCGTCCGATGCCCGACATCAACGTCGGCTACCTGCCGCAGGAGCCGCAACTGGACCCGAACAAGTCCGTCCGTGAAGTGGTCGAGGAAGCGGTCAGCGTGATCAAGGACGCCCAGGCTCGCCTGGACGAGGTCTACGCCGCCTACGCCGAGCCTGATGCCGATTTCGACAAGCTGGCTGCCGAGCAGGCCAAGCTTGAAGCCATCCTGCAGGCTGCCGACGGCCACAACCTGGAGCGTCAGCTGGACGTCGCCGCCGACGCCCTGCGCCTGCCGGCCTGGGACGCCCGCATCGAGCACCTGTCCGGTGGTGAGAAGCGCCGTGTGGCCCTGTGCCGCCTGCTGCTGTCGGCCCCTGACATGCTGCTGCTCGACGAACCAACCAACCACCTGGACGCCGACTCGGTGGCCTGGCTGGAGCGCTTCCTGCACGACTTCCCCGGCACCGTGGTGGCGATCACCCACGACCGTTACTTCCTCGACAACGTCGCCGGCTGGATCCTCGAACTGGACCGCGGCGCCGGTATCCCGTACGAAGGCAACTACTCGGGCTGGCTGGAGGCCAAGTCGGATCGTCTGGCGCAGGAATCCAAGCAGCAGAGCGCCCACGAGAAGGCCATGAAAGAGGAACTGGAGTGGGTGCGCAAAGGCGCCAAGGCCCGCCAGTCCAAGTCCAAGGCCCGTCTGCAGCGCTTTGAAGAAATGCAGTCGCAGGAATTCCAGAAGCGCAGCGAGACCAACGAGATCTACATCCCGGCCGGTCCGCGCCTGGGCGACAAGGTCATCGAGTTCAAGAACGTCACCAAGGGCTACGGCGATCGCGTGCTGATCGACAACCTGTCGTTCGCCATGCCGAAGGGCGCCATCGTCGGCGTGATCGGTGGTAACGGTGCCGGTAAGTCGACCCTGTTCCGCATGCTGATGGGCAAGGAGCAACCGGACTCGGGCAGCATCGAGATCGGCGAAACCGTGCAACTGGCTTGCGTCGACCAGAGCCGCGAAGACCTGGACGGCGGCAAGACCGTGTTCCAGCAGGTTTCCGACGGTTCCGACATGATCCGCATCGGCAACTACGAGATCCCATCGCGCACCTACGTTGGCCGCTTCAACTTCAAGGGCGGCGACCAGCAGAAGTTCGTCAAGGACCTCTCCGGTGGTGAGCGTGGCCGTCTGCACCTGGCGCTGACCCTGAAAGAGGGCGGCAACGTCCTGCTGCTCGACGAACCGTCCAACGACCTCGACGTCGAAACCCTCCGTTCGCTGGAAGAAGCCCTGCTGGACTTCCCGGGCGCCGCCATCGTGATTTCCCACGACCGTTGGTTCCTGGACCGTGTGGCCACCCACATCCTGGCGTACGAAGACGACTCGAACGTGGTGTTCTTCGAAGGTAACTACACCGAGTACGAAGCTGACCGCAAGAAGCGTCTGGGTGACGCTGCTGCCCAGCCGCACCGTGTACGGCACAAGAAGCTGGCCCAGTAA
- a CDS encoding EAL and GGDEF domain-containing protein, with amino-acid sequence MTDLTHSSSQRPASTAPATSMRGSVKGALALLALVLLGLLLWQLFAQFRHTQADLRQQSLAASADLADHLSLNMALKAQEAVNVVQPYVKAPTPAALPSLLQTLRERLPDLREMAWLDDAGTIRSDSWAGSPDRQLIGELVELNKGRAYFFANSADNRIVYLLLRQSAEQDRGYWLLRLAPAYYKTLTIHLDGPGHPLWLLENSRSSDVLERHAPAHTSDDPLQSVMLAFIDNSTWQLRGLFDAGLARQKLLPALAGKCLLALFCALLPVLALINMRRRQRALQEDRRRYHEIFEGTGVALCVLDLSSLPGQLDRYHLRNRAALKQSLALDPNLRRSLLLELKITEINQVARQLLNVDCNEGAWQRLIDGSGDGRDSVGMQLIDALIEQRPLLELEVRLPAPLGGELHLWLMARLPQQRRNYQAVILSISDITSRKQVELSLLERESFWSDVVRTVPDQLYVQDVSTKRMIFSNRHLGQTLGYDRTELAQMGDRFWELLLHPEDAAHYQALLQQQRDTGHSQSLHCQLRFRHRDGGWRCYEIREQVLTRDADGEVTRIIGVGKDVTVQIEASQSLRDSEQRYRMLAESISDVIFSTDSQLQLNYVSPSVQAVLGYQPEWIFENSWQSIIANPAQLTGIYSLMERVSKAMGDREQLAQLRSQLPTQLFLFDCMRADGRKIPIELRLVLVWDDHERFEGVLGVGRDISQQRRAEKDLRMAATVFEHSTSAILITDPAGYIVQANEAFSRVSGYAVGEVLDQLPGMLTVDEQQEGHLHYVLKQLHQRGSWEGEVWLKRRNGEPYPAWVGITAVLDDEGDLASYVCFFTDISERKASEQRIHRLAYYDALTHLPNRTLFQDRLYNALQQAERQKAWVVLMFLDLDRFKPINDSLGHAAGDRMLKDMALRLLACVDDDDTVARMGGDEFTLLLQPRATREMALNRAIHVAENILASLVRPFVLEGREFFVTASIGIALSPQDGSELSQLMKNADTAMYHAKERGKNNFQFYQAEMNASALERLELESDLRHALEQNEFILYYQPQFSGDGKRLTGAEALLRWRHPTRGLVPPGDFIPVIEELGLVVDVGDWVLREASRQLKTWHKEKVRVPKVSVNISARQFSDGQLGTRIATILEETGLPPACLELELTESILMREVNEAMQILDSLKNLGLSIAVDDFGTGYSSLNYLKQFPIDVLKIDRTFVDGLPEGEQDAQIARAIIAMAHSLNLAVIAEGVETHEQLEFLREHGCDEVQGYLFGRPMPANQFEAQFSNETLFMFQ; translated from the coding sequence TTGACCGATCTCACACACTCGTCTTCGCAGCGCCCTGCCTCCACCGCTCCCGCTACGTCCATGCGCGGCTCGGTCAAAGGTGCACTGGCCCTGCTGGCCCTGGTTCTGCTGGGTTTGCTGCTGTGGCAGCTGTTTGCCCAGTTCCGTCACACCCAGGCCGACCTTCGGCAACAAAGCCTGGCGGCAAGCGCCGACCTGGCGGACCACCTGAGCCTGAACATGGCGCTCAAGGCCCAAGAGGCCGTGAATGTGGTCCAGCCCTATGTCAAAGCGCCGACGCCCGCGGCACTGCCCAGTCTGCTGCAGACCCTGCGCGAACGCCTGCCAGACTTGCGTGAAATGGCCTGGCTCGACGATGCCGGTACGATCCGCAGCGATAGCTGGGCCGGCAGCCCCGACCGCCAGTTGATTGGCGAACTGGTCGAGCTGAACAAGGGCCGCGCGTACTTCTTCGCCAACTCGGCCGACAACCGCATCGTCTACCTGCTGCTGCGCCAGTCAGCCGAGCAGGATCGCGGCTACTGGCTACTGCGCCTCGCCCCGGCCTACTACAAGACCCTCACCATCCACCTCGATGGCCCAGGGCACCCCTTGTGGCTGCTGGAGAACAGCCGCAGCAGCGACGTCCTGGAACGCCACGCCCCGGCGCATACAAGCGATGACCCGCTGCAGAGCGTGATGCTCGCCTTCATCGACAACAGCACCTGGCAGTTGCGCGGCCTGTTCGACGCAGGCCTTGCCCGGCAGAAGCTGCTGCCGGCGCTGGCGGGTAAATGCCTGCTGGCGCTGTTCTGCGCCCTGCTGCCGGTGCTGGCGCTGATCAACATGCGCCGGCGCCAGCGCGCCCTGCAGGAAGACCGCCGCCGCTACCACGAGATTTTCGAAGGCACTGGCGTGGCCTTATGCGTGCTCGACCTGTCCAGCCTGCCCGGCCAGCTTGACCGCTACCACCTGCGCAACCGCGCCGCACTCAAGCAGAGCCTGGCCCTGGACCCCAACCTGCGCCGCTCGCTGCTGCTGGAGCTGAAGATCACCGAAATCAACCAGGTGGCGCGCCAGCTACTCAACGTCGACTGCAACGAAGGGGCCTGGCAACGCCTGATCGACGGCAGCGGCGATGGCCGCGACAGCGTCGGCATGCAACTGATCGACGCGCTGATAGAACAGCGCCCCCTGCTTGAACTGGAAGTACGCCTGCCCGCCCCGCTCGGTGGCGAACTGCACCTGTGGCTGATGGCCCGCCTGCCGCAGCAACGGCGCAACTACCAGGCGGTGATCCTGAGCATCAGCGACATCACCAGCCGCAAGCAGGTGGAGCTGTCGTTGCTCGAGCGGGAAAGTTTCTGGTCGGATGTGGTGCGCACCGTGCCCGACCAGTTGTACGTGCAGGACGTCTCGACCAAGCGGATGATCTTCAGCAACCGCCACCTCGGCCAGACCTTGGGTTACGACCGCACGGAGCTGGCGCAGATGGGTGACCGTTTCTGGGAGCTGCTGCTGCACCCCGAAGATGCCGCGCACTACCAGGCCCTGCTTCAGCAGCAACGCGACACTGGCCACAGCCAGTCGCTGCATTGCCAACTGCGCTTCCGTCACCGTGACGGTGGCTGGCGCTGCTACGAGATACGCGAACAGGTACTGACCCGGGACGCCGATGGCGAGGTCACCCGCATCATCGGTGTGGGCAAGGATGTGACCGTACAGATCGAGGCCAGCCAGTCTCTGCGCGACAGCGAACAACGCTACCGCATGCTCGCCGAGAGCATCAGCGACGTGATCTTCTCCACCGACAGCCAGCTGCAACTCAACTACGTCAGCCCTTCGGTACAAGCAGTGCTGGGTTACCAGCCCGAGTGGATCTTTGAAAACAGCTGGCAGTCGATCATCGCCAACCCAGCCCAGCTCACCGGCATCTATAGCCTGATGGAGCGGGTCAGCAAAGCCATGGGCGACCGTGAACAACTGGCACAACTGCGCAGCCAACTGCCTACCCAGCTGTTCCTGTTCGACTGCATGCGTGCCGATGGCCGCAAGATCCCCATCGAGCTGCGCCTGGTGCTGGTGTGGGACGACCACGAGCGCTTTGAAGGTGTGCTGGGGGTTGGTCGCGACATCAGCCAGCAGCGCCGTGCGGAAAAAGACCTGCGCATGGCCGCCACGGTATTCGAGCACTCGACCTCGGCCATTCTGATCACCGACCCGGCCGGCTACATCGTCCAGGCCAACGAAGCGTTCAGCCGGGTGAGCGGCTATGCGGTGGGCGAAGTGCTCGACCAACTGCCGGGCATGCTGACCGTCGACGAACAGCAGGAAGGCCACCTGCACTATGTGCTCAAGCAGTTGCACCAGCGCGGCAGCTGGGAAGGCGAAGTGTGGCTCAAACGCCGCAATGGCGAGCCCTACCCGGCCTGGGTCGGCATTACCGCCGTGCTCGACGACGAGGGCGACCTGGCCAGCTACGTGTGCTTCTTCACCGACATCAGCGAACGCAAGGCCAGCGAGCAACGCATTCACCGCCTGGCCTACTACGACGCCCTGACCCACCTGCCCAACCGCACGCTGTTCCAGGACCGCCTGTACAACGCGCTGCAGCAGGCCGAGCGGCAAAAGGCCTGGGTGGTGCTGATGTTCCTCGACCTGGACCGTTTCAAGCCGATCAACGACTCGCTCGGCCATGCCGCGGGCGACCGCATGCTCAAGGACATGGCCCTGCGCCTGCTGGCCTGTGTCGATGACGACGACACCGTGGCACGCATGGGTGGCGACGAGTTCACCCTGTTGCTGCAACCCCGCGCCACCCGCGAAATGGCGCTGAACCGCGCCATCCATGTGGCCGAGAACATCCTCGCCAGCCTGGTGCGGCCGTTCGTGCTGGAAGGCCGCGAGTTCTTCGTCACCGCCAGTATCGGCATCGCCCTCAGTCCGCAGGACGGCAGCGAGCTGAGCCAGCTGATGAAGAACGCCGACACGGCCATGTACCACGCCAAGGAGCGCGGCAAGAACAACTTCCAGTTCTACCAGGCCGAGATGAACGCCAGCGCCCTGGAGCGTCTGGAGCTGGAAAGCGACCTGCGCCATGCCCTGGAGCAGAACGAGTTCATTCTTTACTACCAACCGCAGTTCAGCGGCGACGGCAAGCGCCTGACCGGCGCCGAAGCCCTGCTGCGCTGGCGCCACCCGACCCGTGGCCTGGTGCCGCCGGGCGACTTCATCCCGGTCATCGAAGAGCTGGGCCTGGTGGTGGATGTAGGCGACTGGGTGCTGCGCGAGGCCAGCCGCCAGTTGAAGACCTGGCACAAGGAGAAAGTGCGTGTGCCGAAAGTGTCGGTGAACATTTCCGCGCGGCAATTCTCCGACGGCCAACTGGGCACGCGGATCGCCACCATTCTGGAAGAAACCGGCCTGCCGCCGGCGTGCCTGGAGCTGGAGTTGACCGAAAGTATCCTGATGCGCGAGGTGAACGAAGCGATGCAGATTCTGGACAGCCTGAAGAACCTGGGCCTGAGCATCGCCGTAGACGACTTCGGCACCGGCTACTCGTCGCTCAACTACCTCAAGCAGTTCCCCATCGACGTGCTGAAGATCGACCGCACGTTCGTCGACGGCCTGCCCGAAGGTGAGCAGGATGCACAGATCGCCCGGGCAATCATCGCCATGGCCCACAGCCTGAACCTGGCGGTGATCGCCGAGGGCGTGGAGACCCATGAGCAGCTGGAATTCCTGCGTGAGCACGGCTGCGACGAAGTGCAGGGTTACCTGTTCGGGCGGCCGATGCCGGCCAACCAGTTCGAGGCGCAGTTCAGCAACGAGACGTTGTTCATGTTCCAGTGA
- the glyA gene encoding serine hydroxymethyltransferase → MFSRDLTIAKYDAELFEAMQQEALRQEEHIELIASENYTSPAVMEAQGSVLTNKYAEGYPGKRYYGGCEYVDVVEQLAIDRAKELFGADYANVQPHAGSQANAAVYLALLSAGDTILGMSLAHGGHLTHGASVSSSGKLYNAIQYGIDANGLIDYDEVERLAVEHKPKMVVAGFSAYSQVLDFARFRAIADKVGAYLFVDMAHVAGLVAAGVYPNPVPFADVVTTTTHKTLRGPRGGLILARKNEEIEKKLNSAVFPGAQGGPLEHVIAAKAICFKEALQPEFKAYQQQVVKNAQAMASVFIERGFDVVSGGTQNHLFLLSLIKQEISGKDADAALGKAFITVNKNSVPNDPRSPFVTSGLRFGTPAVTTRGFKEAECRELAGWICDILADLNNEAVIDAVREKVKAICKKLPVYGN, encoded by the coding sequence ATGTTCAGCCGTGATTTGACTATTGCCAAGTACGACGCCGAGCTCTTCGAAGCCATGCAGCAAGAAGCTCTGCGCCAGGAAGAGCATATCGAGCTGATCGCTTCTGAAAACTACACCAGCCCCGCCGTCATGGAAGCCCAAGGCTCCGTACTGACCAACAAGTACGCCGAAGGCTACCCGGGCAAGCGCTACTACGGTGGTTGCGAATACGTCGACGTGGTCGAGCAACTGGCCATCGACCGCGCTAAAGAGCTGTTCGGCGCCGACTACGCCAACGTTCAGCCGCACGCCGGCTCCCAGGCCAACGCCGCCGTCTACCTGGCCCTGCTGTCGGCCGGTGACACCATCCTGGGCATGAGCCTGGCACACGGTGGCCACCTGACCCACGGTGCTTCCGTCAGCTCCTCGGGCAAGCTGTACAACGCCATCCAGTACGGCATCGACGCCAACGGCCTGATCGACTACGACGAAGTCGAGCGCCTGGCTGTCGAGCACAAGCCGAAGATGGTCGTTGCCGGCTTCTCGGCCTACTCCCAGGTCCTGGACTTCGCCCGCTTCCGCGCCATCGCCGACAAGGTCGGTGCCTACCTGTTCGTCGACATGGCCCACGTTGCCGGCCTGGTTGCCGCTGGCGTGTACCCGAACCCGGTTCCGTTCGCCGACGTGGTCACCACCACCACCCACAAGACCCTGCGTGGTCCGCGTGGCGGCCTGATCCTCGCTCGCAAGAACGAAGAGATCGAGAAGAAGCTGAACTCCGCCGTCTTCCCAGGCGCCCAGGGCGGCCCGCTGGAGCACGTCATCGCTGCCAAGGCGATCTGCTTCAAGGAAGCCCTGCAGCCTGAGTTCAAGGCCTACCAGCAGCAAGTGGTGAAAAACGCCCAGGCCATGGCCAGCGTGTTCATCGAGCGTGGTTTCGACGTCGTTTCCGGCGGCACCCAGAACCACCTGTTCCTGCTGTCGCTGATCAAGCAGGAAATCTCCGGTAAGGACGCTGACGCCGCGCTGGGCAAAGCCTTCATCACCGTCAACAAGAACTCGGTCCCGAACGACCCACGTTCGCCGTTCGTCACCTCGGGCCTGCGTTTCGGCACCCCAGCCGTCACCACCCGTGGTTTCAAGGAAGCCGAGTGCCGCGAGCTGGCCGGCTGGATCTGCGACATCCTGGCTGACCTGAACAACGAAGCGGTCATCGACGCCGTGCGTGAAAAGGTCAAGGCCATCTGCAAGAAGCTGCCGGTTTACGGCAACTGA